The sequence ATGGCCCAATCCTTCACATGAAATCTCggttctttctctctcattttcacGACTTCTGTTCCTCAATTCCTCCACCCAAATCAGCAACCTCTCTTCCCAAATCTCGCCAGCGCCGCTTCTCCTCCGGCGAGCGCCTCGCCCGGCTGAGGGAGCCACCTCTCGCCCGTTTTCTTCATCGTAGAGCCCTAATCGTCAAACCCAGGTCGCTGCTGCGGCCGCATCTTCGCCTGAAATCCGCCGGGCTGCTGTCGTTTGGGAGCCATCGCCgactggagttgctgctgctcgggCTCGGTACCGGTCAGCGGTCGTCGTCTGGGAGAGCGCCGTCGTCGATCGCTGCTGCTCCTTCGTTCGGAATCCGTAGAATCAGTCGGTCTCTCTCAACATCAGTCGAGCTTCAGTCGCCTTCTATGCTCCAACCGGCGTCGGCTGCCGCCGAGCTTAGGTCCGGCGTCGTTCAGCTTCCGCCAGTTCCGTCCGGCGTCTTCTTTCCTCTTGGTTTCACTGAGCAGAACCCTCAAAGAGATCTCTTGTTCTCTCTCGATTTCACGAATTGTGAAGTATCGAGGCGAGCTTTCTCGCCTGATTCCGCCGTCCCGATTTTGTAACCCGGCCAGAGGAAGTTCCTCTCCTCTCTGAGTCTCACACACACGATGCATAGGTGGTCTCCAAAACAAACAGAGTGAAAGTCCTAACTTCGCGCTTAAATCGGCGTCTCAGCCTCATCCTCTGCCTTCCTCCATCTCCGGCGAGTCAGACGCCGTCGACCACCGGTCTCACTTGCTGTCATTGATCTGATGCAGACGAGATAATCGATAGTTCGCCGTTTTTGTTCTCGGTGTTCGTCACGGCAGCAGGGGTTCGCCGTCCCCTTGGTTCGTCCGAACCGGCAGCCGGCACTATATCTTAAAGCTAAGTCTTTGTTctatcttcctcttcttctttgtaTAAGTCTGTATATAAACAATAGTTTGTGGTTTGAAGTTAAAGGGATCTGTTCTGTGTTCCTATTTTGATAAAGTTAGAGATTAAACTAGGAACTATGGTTTGCAAATGTCAAAAGCATTCTCATCATCTGACTCATGTGAAGAATTGTAATTACATAAATTGATTTCTGTATATTGAGCGTGTGACTTGCTGGATCTATAAGCATATATACCCGtttacatctctatattcctaCTCAAACATGTGTCTGATGGTATGATGAGAAGATAGCTGAATTGCATTGTGTAGTATTTACCTGAAATGCTTGGTGTCGGTGGTTGTCTGTTGCTATGAATTAAATGGGGAAAGGAACTGAAATTGCAAATATTGTTTTCTCAACAAATGCAGAAAGAACCAAGTATGGAATGAAGAAAACTTAGGCCAAGACTTACCTCTCGATACTTGGCAGTTGGCAGCAGGAACTTCATCTCCCTTTCTGGTGCTTGGTGTATGACATAAGGAATGAAGTAAGTGGAATGTTTGGTGGAGAAAAACAAATGTAATGGAGAAGTTGGTGGAGTGTAAGAGTAGGTGTAGTGGTGGGGAAGCAAATGGTGGTAAATTCAACCTTGTAAAATACTATACaattttccccaagctgggaagTAGACTGTATTCgtgaactgtaataaaatactggcttctatTCTCTATCATCCGTTATTGTATCTGTTTGATATttttttccttgcctgctaacttgataaactataatataacttaaattaaatccgtagatttaatctgctttgCTGTCGGAAATAaatcctcgacttctagtagcattaataaaatataactgcttccgtttctcgattaataaataacatgactttgctaagtcagttataacttgaaaataataattattgaatggctcaataatcatcgtcgcgtttttctcatacgttataaaagtataacgctaaaataataactccgtttctgatattaaaaaaatcaggaccataaactggattcatttataataatttgcatttactagatttaattataaataaaagagcgggctactacatactacccctcttaacaaaaatttcgtcccgaaatttgcatatctttgttaaaacagttcggggtatttctccttcatcttgTTTTCTAGTTCCcaattgctgaacctcgttgtctgttggggcattgcgtggagtagtgtcCCTTTTgaccacaattgtaacaaccgttagtccCAGCTCGACAAACACTCCTATGCATTTTaccgcaatttgggcaaggtgaaattcctctCTGACTTTGGCTACCCCCAGTTGACTcgaggttagtctgtgcctcgtaccttggttgaataaactgttcggcccgttcaTATTCTTGCCATACTTGCTTATTAATcggattgatattgtcttcattgttgtcccacttgcgcttccctttgagagtatgtaAGGCTCCTGGTAAGTCGTTTGGCGTTGAGATCAATGGTGGGGCTGACTTGTCTGACGGCATTGCggcttcaatgtcaagtgccctgttcagagactccgtatatgagagtcctccgtgacttgctagagccatcttaatttcgtaccgtagaccggcacaaaatttctctgccatcttctcatctgtgtccacttgttggggagcaaacctagacaggttgcagaattccttgtcgtattcaaccacagatttctttccttgctttaactcgtagaactcagcttctttcttcttcctatagcttttcggaatatatttatcatataatcctgtcttaaaatcttcccaagtataacttgcccattgttcaggtgtcagaatttttcgacgtgcttcccaccagaagtcagccgatcctgttagctggaatgagacgcaagataggcgctcctcatcattacaacgtagaaagttgaaaatgcgttccattgcacgcacccaaatctcagcttcagccggttcactcgttccgtcaaacgtaggtggattttgccttaaaaagagttcttcgactctcctagtcggaggcggaggggatgggttatgtcctcgagcatcttgtggttcttcgggtacagcgttacggtttctgcgattgttattgtttttcgcagggcgtcctctcttaggcggcattctgatagcaaagatgtgccaattagtacactctagcataatctaatacaagcctcaaaagaattcttgtaaatgTCAACTTaatataacttgtaaacaagtcatgactccAATGACATCATTgatcattgatgtagtaagctttaagggtccttagcatctcatttccatgagtcatatcaattcttaagcatataatatcacatcatctaaactggatacttaggcataagtcatggagatttatagcggctataatatcatgagcttaaaaattattctatacgtatcacttatcttgcttccttcactatagccaccaaaagatacaatttaatttcttctatgtttgcttctatgttctgtagtagtggtgatctcatatcttaatagctctatgttcatagggatttATTCCATAGCATACTTAATCGtacttgcgtaaatcatttcctTCAATCATAACATAGCTATTGACAGTTACTCACTTTGTTATTACGATAGttctcactttttgtaaacattaactcaaaacttgaaatagcttaccattctgcttcgttgagtgtgatgcgatgaagtgctaaGCTTTGTCAATTGAATTCTAGACACTTTAGTAATCCATTCTAattttggcttaaataaactcttaggctcagagcaaacgaactgctctgataccactctgtcacgaccggccttaattaaggataattaatccgggaaaaccatgactggggaagggaaattaagaagcgggtttagaaaggggtgcataaaagaatactcaaagagcttgaatacgcgtgaaatattccttaaaaaggaaaaaggcatagttcgcataaaaagggtactcaaagaacttgtatacgcgttatattccttaaaaaggaaaaaggcatcgttaggggcttggctaaaacattatcagagtttgcaacggaaggtgtaactgaaataatcagtgtttacagcggaatgcataactgagatacatgtatgaagacatgtatcctttctgagcctactttaagttcgacaaaaactctactcagcaacaacacttcatcgcccatcacagctcaacctgcacaaacataaacatcgaaaggctaagtacaagagtacttagtgggcagttgccaagcatataacataacatcattaacaatttcacaacatcgcataagaggcataagtttctttcaaatcctttgctcattaaacatttccaaattcataaatagcatgagcgcattcttcatcatcaataatcataaacacgcatcgtgtcgtggagaaggccttccccaacgaacacgggcatcgcgccgtgaagggggcctccctcagcggtcacggcatcgtactattgagggaggcctcccccaatagacgctgtaacactggcataatgtcatactggcatcgcgccgcgagagaggcctctctcagcggacacgggcatcgcgccgtgaggaaggccctcctcaacggacacggcatcgtactgttgagggaggcctcccccaacagacgcaagcattaaacataagcataaacttatcagcataaagcattcaagcgtaaataagcgtaatcaagcgtaaatcatttagcgtaaagcataataaagcttaactcatttaagcgtaataaagcataccacgcttgaagatccaatttgcattttaaagcataacacttgcatagcattttatttacgcgtaagaaattgcccacctgattgcaaagttttgctaaggtactctaactccttgtgtagttcttactctcgcgcttgaccttaatcacgagaatataaaataagacattgcctcgagaaaaattcttaataaatgagaaagcgtaatgcATGAATCTGTTATGCATGTACTAAttttctgagcgataatcgggaattctactattaatccacattaatagatttaactaattcTCGTATAACGTGGTCGAATAaagctgtgattcttccttcctcatcggaatattctagtcgtgaaataaatcTCGCCTTTGTACTCGTTCGAAATAAAAGAACTATctcggctttaatcgaggtgtgacctcgtagaaattatcgggcttttcgatagaaacataattactaacgtaatctcaaataattaataggctcaaaagagagtagccaattaattaaataaaacgagtagcttaactcaaataaataatggcagctcaaaataataatttggcCTTAACGGAAACAATATTATAAGCTCAATAATTAAGAGGCTCAATAAGGCAGcctgataattaattaagtagaggTGGGCCTGAATAAATAGTACGAAAGCTCAAtcgaaataattcattggcttaagtaattaaataaatcttagcccaaatgaataaataatctaatagttgggctcaaataaatgaAGTATGCTAGGCCTGGTTGTAATTAATAATTCAGCCCAattgaaatgaaataataaaggctcatctgaataaataaataaataaagcccaACTGAATAAAATAACTGAGCTTGATTTAATGAAAATTCAGCCCGTTCCTAAACCAATTAAAGGTGGCccaatcataaaaataaaacaaggccCAATTGGATataataacaaagcccaataatCAATTAAGTGAAAGAGGCCCATTAAAAAGTTAGGCCCAACTGAATTAACATttcagtccataatttaaaattagcccaagaatagaatgaattattctgagcttaaaattaaataaaactcggcccaaatgatgaattaaactggcccaacgaaatataattGGGATTAGAATAATAGCCTATCGTAAAATAAGCATAAGCccaatctttaaaataattcaagcccaatagaaataattagaagagccaattaaataaaagactggcccagttcgaatttaaatgaaagcccaatcaattaaattggaAGCTCAATTCCTTTAGAATAAAACAAACCCAAACTCAAGTAATTCGGCCCAATTAATATAGATAaaggcccaattcgaatttagatGTGAAGCCCAAGCCATTAAAAATTCAAGCccgaaaattaaaatatgaaagcccaagcaaaagaaataaaattaagccCGATCTTAAATTTTTCGGCCCAAACTTAAAAGAATTCGgcccaaaagaaaataattcacaagcccaaataaaaaaaaatacaaaggcCCAATAGAATGGCCCAATCCTTCACATGAAATCTCggttctttctctctcattttcacGACTTCTGTTCCTCAATTCCTCCACCCAAATCAGCAACCTCTCTTCCCAAATCTCGCCAGCGCCGCTTCTCCTCCGGCGAGCGCCTCGCCCGGCTGAGGGAGCCACCTCTCGCCCGTTTTCTTCATCGTAGAGCCCTAATCGTCAAACCCAGGTCGCTGCTGCGGCCGCATCTTCGCCTGAAATCCGCCGGGCTGCTGTCGTTTGGGAGCCATCGCCgactggagttgctgctgctcgggCTCGGTACCGGTCAGCGGTCGTCGTCTGGGAGAGCGCCGTCGTCGATCGCTGCTGCTCCTTCGTTCGGAATCCGTAGAATCAGTCGGTCTCTCTCAACATCAGTCGAGCTTCAGTCGCCTTCTATGCTCCAACCGGCGTCGGCTGCCGCCGAGCTTAGGTCCGGCGTCGTTCAGCTTCCGCCAGTTCCGTCCGGCGTCTTCTTTCCTCTTGGTTTCACTGAGCAGAACCCTCAAAGAGATCTCTTGTTCTCTCTCGATTTCACGAATTGTGAAGTATCGAGGCGAGCTTTCTCGCCTGATTCCGCCGTCCCGATTTTGTAACCCGGCCAGAGGAAGTTCCTCTCCTCTCTGAGTCTCACACACACGATGCATAGGTGGTCTCCAAAACAAACAGAGTGAAAGTCCTAACTTCGCGCTTAAATCGGCGTCTCAGCCTCATCCTCTGCCTTCCTCCATCTCCGGCGAGTCAGACGCCGTCGACCACCGGTCTCACTTGCTGTCATTGATCTGATGCAGACGAGATAATCGATAGTTCGCCGTTTTTGTTCTCGGTGTTCGTCACGGCAGCAGGGGTTCGCCGTCCCCTTGGTTCGTCCGAACCGGCAGCCGGCACTATATCTTAAAGCTAAGTCTTTGTTctatcttcctcttcttctttgtaTAAGTCTGTATATAAACAATAGTTTGTGGTTTGAAGTTAAAGGGATCTGTTCTGTGTTCCTATTTTGATAAAGTTAGAGATTAAACTAGGAACTATGGTTTGCAAATGTCAAAAGCATTCTCATCATCTGACTCATGTGAAGAATTGTAATTACATAAATTGATTTCTGTATATTGAGCGTGTGACTTGCTGGATCTATAAGCATATATACCCGtttacatctctatattcctaCTCAAACATGTGTCTGATGGTATGATGAGAAGATAGCTGAATTGCATTGTGTAGTATTTACCTGAAATGCTTGGTGTCGGTGGTTGTCTGTTGCTATGAATTAAATGGGGAAAGGAACTGAAATTGCAAATATTGTTTTCTCAACAAATGCAGAAAGAACCAAGTATGGAATGAAGAAAACTTAGGCCAAGACTTACCTCTCGATACTTGGCAGTTGGCAGCAGGAACTTCATCTCCCTTTCTGGTGCTTGGTGTATGACATAAGGAATGAAGTAAGTGGAATGTTTGGTGGAGAAAAACAAATGTAATGGAGAAGTTGGTGGAGTGTAAGAGTAGGTGTAGTGGTGGGGAAGCAAATGGTGGTAAATTCAACCTTGTAAAATACTATACaattttccccaagctgggaagTAGACTGTATTCgtgaactgtaataaaatactggcttctatTCTCTATCATCCGTTATTGTATCTGTTTGATATttttttccttgcctgctaacttgataaactataatataacttaaattaaatccgtagatttaatctgctttgCTGTCGGAAATAaatcctcgacttctagtagcattaataaaatataactgcttccgtttctcgattaataaataacatgactttgctaagtcagttataacttgaaaataataattattgaatggctcaataatcatcgtcgcgtttttctcatacgttataaaagtataacgctaaaataataactccgtttctgatattaaaaaaatcaggaccataaactggattcatttataataatttgcatttactagatttaattataaataaaagagcgggctactacatgaaattatttttaaaattgattagGAAGATGTTTCGTGGACAGACGAAAGTGGAAGAATACGAAGATGTTTCGtgaatcaattaaaattaattaatttttattgagaCTTTAATTGCTATAATTAGTATTAAAATTGT comes from Salvia miltiorrhiza cultivar Shanhuang (shh) chromosome 3, IMPLAD_Smil_shh, whole genome shotgun sequence and encodes:
- the LOC131015283 gene encoding uncharacterized protein LOC131015283; translation: MLECTNWHIFAIRMPPKRGRPAKNNNNRRNRNAVPEEPQDARGHNPSPPPPTRRVEELFLRQNPPTFDGTSEPAEAEIWVRAMERIFNFLRCNDEERLSCVSFQLTGSADFWWEARRKILTPEQWASYTWEDFKTGLYDKYIPKSYRKKKEAEFYELKQGKKSVVEYDKEFCNLSRFAPQQVDTDEKMAEKFCAGLRYEIKMALASHGGLSYTESLNRALDIEAAMPSDKSAPPLISTPNDLPGALHTLKGKRKWDNNEDNINPINKQVWQEYERAEQFIQPRYEAQTNLESTGGSQSQRGISPCPNCGKMHRSVCRAGTNGCYNCGQKGHYSTQCPNRQRGSAIGN